One genomic region from Nostoc sphaeroides encodes:
- a CDS encoding response regulator — MHLNQTNYHKKNILVVDDTPDNLRLLSAMLTAQGFEVRKALNGKMALTACQMALPDVILLDINMPDMDGYQVCQQLKADDKTSDVPVIFISALDDIVDKVKAFDVGGVDYITKPFHGAEVVLRIENQINLRLLQVQLQEKNFLLQQAIDDLKASQVQQIQNEKMVALGQLVAGLAHEINNPISFIYGNLQYAGQYVKDLVKLIEAYQQEYPKPTPKIQQIAKDIDLNFMIKDLQNLIGAMYRGSNRIQEIVLALQHFSRHDEAEMKRVNIHEDMENTLVMLQHRLRETADRPAIVVVKDYGNLPLVSCYASELNQVFMHLLNNAIDAIEEGVGNGEWGVGNLSSTPYSLLPFDYAHGKPTPQIRIHTEVTLNMVKIAIADNGLGIEESLRSRLFDPFFTTKPVGKGSGLGLSISYQIIVQKHRGNISCTSSVGQGAEFAIEIPIEQSER, encoded by the coding sequence ATGCATTTAAATCAAACTAACTATCATAAAAAAAATATTTTAGTCGTCGATGATACCCCAGATAATTTGCGGCTTTTATCGGCGATGTTGACTGCACAAGGTTTTGAAGTTCGCAAAGCTTTAAACGGGAAAATGGCACTGACTGCTTGCCAAATGGCTTTACCAGATGTAATTTTGTTGGATATTAATATGCCAGATATGGATGGCTATCAAGTTTGTCAACAGCTAAAAGCTGACGATAAAACAAGTGATGTCCCAGTAATTTTTATTAGCGCCCTGGATGATATTGTCGATAAGGTAAAAGCCTTTGATGTTGGTGGTGTAGATTATATTACAAAACCTTTTCATGGGGCAGAGGTTGTGTTGCGAATTGAAAATCAGATTAATTTACGTTTGCTTCAAGTTCAACTGCAAGAAAAAAACTTTTTACTCCAACAGGCTATTGACGACTTGAAAGCCTCTCAAGTTCAACAGATTCAGAACGAAAAGATGGTGGCGTTGGGACAGTTAGTGGCTGGGCTTGCTCATGAGATTAATAACCCTATTAGTTTTATTTATGGGAATCTCCAATATGCTGGTCAATATGTGAAAGACCTAGTGAAGCTGATTGAAGCTTATCAACAGGAATATCCCAAACCCACACCAAAAATTCAGCAAATAGCCAAAGATATAGACCTGAATTTTATGATTAAGGATCTGCAAAACCTTATAGGTGCAATGTATAGAGGCTCTAATCGCATTCAGGAAATTGTACTAGCGCTACAACACTTTTCTCGGCATGACGAAGCAGAGATGAAGCGGGTAAATATCCATGAGGACATGGAAAACACTTTGGTGATGTTACAACATAGGCTCAGGGAAACAGCAGATCGTCCCGCAATTGTTGTAGTGAAAGATTATGGTAATTTGCCCCTAGTTAGTTGTTATGCGAGTGAATTAAACCAAGTATTTATGCATCTGTTGAATAATGCTATTGATGCAATAGAAGAGGGTGTGGGGAATGGGGAATGGGGAGTGGGGAATCTATCTTCTACTCCCTACTCCCTACTCCCGTTCGACTACGCTCACGGCAAGCCTACTCCCCAAATTCGGATTCACACAGAGGTGACATTGAATATGGTCAAAATTGCGATCGCAGATAATGGCCTTGGTATTGAAGAGTCGTTGCGATCGCGTTTATTTGATCCATTTTTTACCACAAAACCTGTGGGCAAAGGTAGTGGGCTAGGATTATCTATTAGTTATCAAATTATCGTCCAAAAACACCGAGGAAATATTAGCTGCACTTCTTCTGTTGGGCAAGGAGCAGAGTTTGCGATCGAAATTCCCATCGAGCAATCTGAGCGTTAG
- a CDS encoding GGDEF domain-containing response regulator, producing MNYEHLDPNKKDILIIDDMADNLRVLSSILTREGYNVRKALNWQMALTATQTVLPDLILLDIMMPEVDGYEVCQTLKAWKLTADIPVIFISALDDVFDKVKAFRVGGVDYITKPFEFQEVLVRVQNHLALRSAQLEILKLNVELEDRVKQRTGELENTLQKLQEEINSRHKLQSQLLDIALHDSLTGLPNRILFIRRLENALNRAKEESSYQFALLFLDCDRFKVINDSLGHLVGDELLIAIADRLQACLIPIHTLARLGGDEFGILLENITDINMAIQVAEQILQQLSLAFKLSRYEVFMNVSIGISWGNKDYDLPEYLLRDADTAMYRAKAQGRAKYHVFNPAMHQEAIQLLELENDLRRAVERQEFLVYYQPIVSLATGRISGFEALVRWQHPIRGLVSPIEFIPVAEETGLINPINSWVLQSACRQLSIWQRYPVTPEPLTMSVNLSARLFLQPNLVEQIDRIIYEYKINPAYLELEITESVIMENTNAIEKILEQLKQRKIKLNMDDFGTGYSSLSYLHSFPFDALKIDKSFVKRMQENKENMGLVPAMISIANSMGMSAIAEGVETQEQLAQLRSLNCNFAQGYLFSKPIEQQLVIKLLAASPQW from the coding sequence ATGAATTACGAGCATTTAGACCCTAATAAAAAAGATATTTTGATCATTGACGATATGGCGGATAACCTCCGGGTTTTATCGTCCATATTGACAAGGGAAGGGTATAACGTTCGTAAAGCATTGAACTGGCAAATGGCACTGACAGCAACTCAAACAGTATTACCGGATTTGATTCTACTCGATATTATGATGCCAGAAGTAGATGGCTATGAAGTTTGTCAGACCTTAAAAGCTTGGAAACTAACAGCCGATATTCCGGTGATTTTTATTAGCGCTTTAGATGATGTTTTTGACAAAGTTAAAGCCTTTCGGGTCGGTGGTGTAGACTACATCACCAAACCTTTTGAGTTCCAAGAAGTTTTAGTGCGCGTACAAAATCACCTGGCCTTGAGGTCGGCGCAATTAGAAATATTGAAGCTAAATGTCGAACTAGAAGATCGGGTAAAACAACGGACTGGGGAGCTAGAAAACACTCTCCAAAAACTCCAAGAAGAAATCAATTCCCGCCATAAATTGCAAAGTCAACTACTAGATATAGCCCTGCATGATTCCCTGACTGGATTACCAAACCGAATTTTGTTTATTAGGCGATTAGAAAATGCTCTAAATCGGGCCAAGGAAGAATCTAGTTATCAGTTTGCACTCCTTTTTTTGGACTGCGATCGCTTCAAAGTGATCAATGATTCCCTTGGACATCTGGTGGGAGATGAATTGCTGATCGCGATCGCTGACCGTCTGCAAGCATGTCTCATACCTATTCATACTCTAGCACGATTGGGCGGTGACGAATTTGGAATTCTCCTAGAAAATATCACAGATATCAATATGGCAATTCAAGTTGCCGAACAGATTCTGCAACAGCTATCACTCGCTTTTAAGCTGTCCAGATATGAAGTATTTATGAATGTCAGTATTGGGATTAGTTGGGGTAATAAAGATTACGATCTCCCAGAGTATTTGCTGCGGGACGCGGATACGGCAATGTATCGGGCCAAGGCTCAAGGAAGAGCCAAATATCACGTTTTCAATCCAGCGATGCATCAGGAAGCTATTCAGCTTTTAGAGTTAGAAAACGATCTGCGAAGGGCTGTTGAAAGACAAGAATTCCTCGTTTACTATCAGCCAATTGTTTCTCTAGCTACAGGCAGAATTTCTGGATTTGAAGCCTTGGTACGTTGGCAACATCCGATTCGCGGTTTGGTTTCTCCCATAGAATTTATTCCTGTGGCAGAAGAAACAGGTTTAATTAATCCGATCAATTCTTGGGTATTACAGTCAGCTTGTCGTCAACTGAGCATCTGGCAACGTTATCCAGTAACACCAGAACCTCTAACTATGAGTGTCAATTTGAGCGCACGGTTATTTTTACAGCCTAATTTGGTAGAGCAAATTGACCGAATAATTTATGAATATAAAATAAATCCTGCATACTTAGAATTAGAAATTACAGAAAGTGTAATTATGGAAAATACTAATGCAATTGAAAAAATTCTTGAACAACTAAAGCAGCGAAAAATAAAGTTGAACATGGATGACTTTGGTACAGGATATTCCTCTTTGAGTTACCTACACAGTTTTCCTTTTGATGCACTCAAAATTGATAAATCTTTCGTTAAACGTATGCAGGAAAACAAAGAGAATATGGGACTAGTACCAGCAATGATTAGTATTGCTAACTCAATGGGAATGAGTGCGATCGCTGAAGGTGTCGAAACACAAGAACAGCTAGCCCAATTGAGAAGTTTAAACTGTAATTTTGCTCAAGGATATCTTTTTTCTAAACCCATAGAACAACAATTGGTTATTAAGTTACTTGCCGCATCACCTCAATGGTAA